CTTTACAGTGGCGAAGTGTACGGTGTACAATTGCCAGGTATTGATGGTTTGTTTGAAATCTTAGACAAACATGCTCCGTTGGTTAGCGCTTTAAAAAAAGGTAATCTTAAAGTGATTGTTGATAAAACCACATCTTCTAACTATTCTATCCAGGGTGGTTTTGTGGAGGTTTTGAATAACAAGGCTACTGTATTGGTAGAAGGTGCCGTAGAAGCTTAAGCTTACTTTATAAATATTGATTGAGCCCTCATATTGAGGGCTTTTTCTTTTTCACCCTTTTTCTAAAGTTCATCATCTAGCATCGCCATTTTTTATGTGGAAAACTGACAAATCATCTGCAGACATTGGCAGTGTTGTAATTGTTCAACATCAACTTGGCATTTTACCTAACTATTTCCCCAGCTTCACCTACTTATCCTTTCAGAAAAAAAACTCAAAGACTTGTTGAGACTGATATTATATAAAGGATAGCTAAAAAATGCTGATTTGCCTCCACCACTGAGGTGTTAACGAAGCTGTAAGCCTTAAGGGCATTGCTTTTGATTAAGTTTAAACATCTTTTACTAAACATATGATAACTTATGAAAAAGCACTATTTAATAGCTGGTTTGGTTGCAGTGGGAGCATTAACTGGCTGCTCTAAGGATCCACTTCAGGGAATGACGCAGGAGGAATCGCGGATCTATATTACGAACCACGATTCTACAGCAAGGTTTGGTTCGTATGCTACTTTTACTATTTCAGACTCGGTTACGGTTATTAATAATAACCAGGTTACTCGGCAGCAAACAACTTCAGACATTGCATTTATAAGTGCGTTGCGCGCTGAAATGCAGGGTCGTGGTTATACCATGGTGAACAGAACAGATAAACCGGATTTGGCTGTTAACGTAAACCGGATCTACAACACCTCAACTGGCGTTATCAATTATGGTAACTACTGGGGTAACTACGGTGGCTTCTACGATCCATGGATGTGGGGCTATGGCGGTATGGGCTTCGGATCACCTTTTGGATTCGCCACATATTCAATTACTGAAGGAGCATTATCTATAGATATTCTTGACCTAAAAAATGCTTCTGCTAACAACCGCATCAATGGTATCTGGAGCGGCCTCATCAGGGGATCTGGAATTTTCAATGCTAATACAGCGGCAAGCCAGGTTAAGCAGCTTTTTGAACAATCACCTTACTTAAGAAAAAATCAATAACAATGAAGACTAGAATAATATTAGCTATAGCAGTGCTTTTTGCAGCGATGAGTAATACTGCAAATGCGCAAAACAGGCTGCGAATGGAGTTGGGTTACAATGTTGGTATACCGACAGGATCTTTCAAAACGAACCAGATAAACAATACTTCTTTTAGAGGTGCAATTGGTGAAATCAGCTATCCTGTTAGCAACAAGTTCCAGTTGGGTTTAATGTCTGGTTTTCAGAATTACCACCAGAAGTTTGGACGCCAGCTTTACCAAACACAGGATCATCAAACCATTTCGGCGGTAAAAACAAATTCTATTGACATCATTCCGCTGGTACTACGTGGTACTTATTTCCCTATGGGAAGCAATACGCAACAGCTTATTCAGCCGTATGTTTCTGCAGGCGCAGGTTTAAGCTTTGTTAGTTACGACCAGTATCTTGGAGAATTTGGTGGCAGTGAAACAGCATTTCCTTTAATGGTACAGGCTGGTGCAGGTGTTATTATTCCTGTAGGTGGAATGTTGCCGCAAACAGGAATCAAGCTTGGCGCTACTTACAACTATTCCGGTTATACAAAAAATGACATGAATACCAAATTGGGTAACATAGGCGTGCATGCAGGCTTTGTTTTCCCGATGAGATAGTCTTTGGTGAATTTTAAATAATGAGCGGTTGCAGTTTCTGCAGCCGCTTTTTATTTTAATCCTTTTGCAGAACCTGGAACCTGCGGGTGCTAGACTCCCCCGCTTCATCTATTACGGTAAGTGTGTGCCAGCCAGGCGAAGGATCAAGTGCTAATTGGTGAAAGCGGGTGGTGGTGGCGTAATACTGGTCATCAATATGCCAAAAAAGCTTGGCTGCGTTGGTTCGATGTGTTGCCGTAAAAACCGTTCTGCCTTTTTCGCCAGAGAATTCTTTAGGTATATAAAGTTGTGCATTCTGTTCAGGATAGATGATCTCCAGCGACCTTGACTGATCCGTTTCGCAGCCACTCATAAATGGAGGCAGCGGCAGGTAGTTAGCGTGCTTGTTCTTGTAGTAGTATTCCATTGTTGGTGGCAAAACAAACCAGCTTTTGTGCACCATATCAGATGGCTGAATGCAAGCTTCAGTCGCACGAAAAGTAGCAGTAGGATCTAAATGTATTTTGCGGTGGTAAGGACAAGAGGATGCATTGGCTGCAGATATGGAAACCATCATTGTGTCAACCGCATCGCAATCCATTCCTGCCTTGTAACCGCTTTGGTGACAAATAGGTAAATAAGCAAAGTCGTATGAAGGAGGTTGAAACCATTTGCTTGTTGGCAGCAGGCGGAAAATGTCGAACATGACAGGAGCAGCAGTGTTGATGCCTGTAAGTTCTGGCCGGCCTTCACCATCAGTATTGCCCACCCAAACCACCACACAATATTTTGGTGTAAAACCAATAGCCCATCCGTCTCTAAAGCCAAAGCTTGTTCCGGTCTTCCACGCTATACGCTGCGCTGAAGAAAACATATTCCAAAGACCTTCTTCACCGGGCCGCATCACCTCCTGCATCGCATTGAAGGTGTGCCAGAGGGCAGTATAGTTGATCAGTTGATTAGTTGATTGGTTGACTAGTTGAGCTGTTGATTGACCTACAGGTTCCTGGTTTTTGATTTTTGACTGTTGATTTTTGATTTGGTACCTCGGCATGTGCCAATCATCACCCACTACCTTGCCTTTATTCTTCTCCTGGTGCAAATAACTTCTTGCAAGGCTGCTATACACACCTGCCAGCTCCCATGGTGTTACCTCGCAGCCGCCGAGAATGAGGCTGAGGCCGTAATGATCTGCAGGTTTTTTTAGTGTAGTAAAACCGTACTGTTGCAGCAGGTTGTACATCCGCTGGTACTTGTACTTCTGCAACATTTTAACCGCAGGTATGTTCAGGCTGCGGCTGATGGCCTGGTTGGCAGGTACAGCGCCATCATATTGCAGGTTGAAGTTTTGTGGTGTATAGCCGCCAATCTGTGTTGGAATATCTGGTATAAGCTGCCGTGGCAGAATTTGACCATCGGCCTGTAGTGCAGCATAGAGCAGCGGCTTTAGTGTACTGCCGGGGCTGCGTGGAGCAGCAAGCACATCTACATGGCTCTCCAGTTCAGGATCTGTGGGATTGTACACGTTTCCTACATATGCCAGCACATTCCCGGTTTCTACTTCCATTACCATTGCTGCGGCATTGTTGATGCCATTGCCACGGAAGCTGCTATGATGGCGAGTTACAACTTGCGTTACCTGCTTTTGTAAAGTGGCTTGAAGTGTTGTTGTTACTCTTGTTGAAACTTCATGATCCTGTTGCTGTAGTAGAGGGTATTCTTTCCTGAAGCGATCGAGCAGGTGAGGAGCGAGCTGCGGTAGTGGTAATGGTGCACCTGGCAATGGTTCCAATAAAGCAAGCTCTGCGGTGGTCGTATCTATTTTTTTATTCAGCAGGAGTTTTTGAATCAGCGCATTCCTCTTGCGGAGCAGGGCCTCCCTGTTTTTGCCGGGATGAATAAGAGAAGGCGCATTGGGCAGTACGGCTAAAGTTGCCATTTCGCCCCAGCTAAGTTGGCTGGCGCTTCTGCCGAAGTAACGCCATGCGGCTGCGTCCAGGCCTACCACGTTACTTCCAAAAGGTGCATTGGCTGCATACAAAGCGATAATCTCTTTTTTGCTGTAGCCGCATTCTAGCCGAACAGCCAGTATGCTCTCCACCAGCTTCTGAAAAATGTTCCTGTTCTTTTTCCTGCTTAGCCTGATGACCTGCATGCTGAGCGTGCTGCCACCACTCACTACTTTATTGCCTTTTGCATTTTGCCATACAGCTCTTCCAATTGCAATGGGATCAACACCGGGGTGGTAGAAAAACCTTTTGTCTTCGAAAGTGGTGATGCACTCAATGAATTTTTCCGGTACGGCTTCATTGTAAGGAAATCGCCACTGACCATCGGCTGCAATGCTTGCATTCAGCAGTTCACCTTCCGCATCTTCTAATACAAAACTGGTTTGGGAATGGAAGAGCGGGGTAGGTAGGGAAAAGTAAAACAAAACGGATGATAAAATAAGTGATACCATTATTGCTTTCCTTTTAAAGGAAAGGCTAGAGGTTCTTTTTGTTATAATCATCCAGATGTTGGGCAACAGGTAGTTTATTTTTTAAATTTGAAAAAACGTGATGGTATGAAAGAGAAAGAAAATGTAGCTGAAAAGAAAGAATTTATAAAAGAGCACATAGACGCTGCAGATGAACAAACAGTCAATATGATATATGACATGCTAGACGGAAACGATCTACTTGAAAACATTTCACCAGAATTTGAAGAAGCTATCCGGCGTGGTATAGAACAAGCCGATAATGGCCAGGTAATACCCCACGAAGAGGTAATGAATAAGTTCAGACAATGGCGGTCAAAGTAGTTTGGACTGTTGATGGTACTAGAAGCTTTCAAGATATACTTGAATACCTGCTTCTGAATTTTTCCGAGAAAGAAGCTCATAGATTTTTCCATGCAGTAGAAGCTAAATTGAAACTTGCGCAGTCGAACCCTATGATGTACCGACAATCTGCTCGGTTTCCTAATGTTCATGTTACAGTTGTTCTGAAGAAAGTATTACTGGTTTATAGATACAAACAAAGGGAGCAAATTATTGAAGTCCTTGTTTGTTGGGACGGAAGAAGGGATCCTAAAAAATTCAAATTTTAAGACAACTTCCAAGTCACCTATTTCACCTCCACCCACTTGCCATTCACTCCCGCACTAATGCTGTTGTCGTACATGGCCTCGCAATACACACCCGGCCAGTAGTAGCGCCCGGGATATGCAGCAGTTAGTTGCACATAATATGTCAGCGTTTCATTCTGCCTGATATCGAAATAGTGATACACCCGATCGTCGCGTATATCCATGTATTCAGCAGGAGAGGATTTAAAGGCGCCCTCCGCACTGTACATGCGCGTGTTCAATATCTCCCAACCGCTGGGGAATACCTGCGACAGCGCCATCTCGTTATATGTGCCTCTTTGCCCTGTATTTTTTACCGTAACCTTAGCAATGAAATCAGTGCCTTGCGTGATGGATGAAGGATCTATAGGAGCACCTGACGTAGTAGTAAATGATACATTGGTAGCCAGGTAAGCTGATTGCCTGCTCACCTGCATGGTATCGCCTGCTACAGGCTGGCCCTGGTTGATGATCCGCACATACAGCACATTGCTTCCCTTGTTGGTAAGATTGATGTTCGCCTTGCCATTGCTAAAGCTAACAGGTAGCTGCGCAACAGGAGAAGTGCTGTTGAGGTTGACATTGTTGCCTGCTACATTGCCAGTGATGGTTACGCGGTTGCCGTTTGGGTTCTTGCCGCAGAACTTACCAACCGCTATCAGTGCATAAGCAGTTGTTTGTGTGCTGTACCAGTTTTCTTTAGACAGTTGCTGCGCTACTGCTCTTGCCAGTCGCTCTGCTTCGGCTCTTCTACCCATAATGGTCAAAGTCTCAAGCACCATTGCCTGGTCGCGCAGGTTGCTTCCATAGGTAATACCGGGAGCAGCGCGTTGCGAGAAATTAGTAGGCAAGCCACTGATGAGTTGTAGCGCTACCTGTGTTTGTCCTGCCAGGTGATAAGCAGCTGCCAATCGCCATTTAGCTTCCGGAGTAATGAACTTGTATTCTTTCAGCCTGTTCATCGCACCTAATTCTGGAGCCTTTGCTAATGCCAGCAGGTAAAGCCTGTAAGCCTGCACCAGGTCGCCACCATAGTACACCGGCGATGTCTGGTTCCATGTATTGGCTTTGGTGCGCTGGTAGCCTCTCCACTGCTGAAGCAATGAAGATGGAATATTATAGCCTCGATCAGATGCTTCTAACAAGAAGTGACCAGCATAGTTCGTTCCCCATTCATCTGCAGTTCGATTTCCTGGCCAATAACTAAATCCACCATCAGTAGATTGGAAGTTTTTGATGCGTTCAACAGCGCGCCTGATGTTGCCCTGCACCTGTGCCTGCTGTTGATTGTTTAGCTCCACCATTTGGTTGAGCACCAGCTGTGGAAATGCAGAAGAGGTTACCTGTTCTATACAACCATGCGGATAGGTGATGAGGTACTGCAGTCGCTTCTCAAGGTTCATAGCAGGAATAGATGATATCTCTACCACAGCTTTATTTCCACCTGTACCTATGGCAGCAATAGCAGTGTTGAAGCCCTGACCGCCATTCAATGTATGTTCCTGCACAGTGGTAATGGGCGGATTGGGATTTCGTACATCCAACTCTACTTCATATTCTGCTCTTTCATTACCACTGGTAGCAATAAATTTTATTTTACCTACACCTGTTGCTGACCGCACACGTGCATTGAAGTATACCTGCTGTTCGCCGGTAGCAGAGAAGCTGATGTTTTGAGTGCTATTTTCTGCCTGAAGCAGTTGATTGGTCTGCAGGCTCAGCGAAACATTACGGATGTTGTTTTCGGTAGCAAACACAGTGAGCGGGATGCGCACCTGTTCAGTAGGACCAAGCACACGAGGGGTAGTGCCCAGCAGCATGAGTGGTTTCTTTACGGCAACCGCTTTTTCTGCAGCGCCATAAGCACCATTGCCTGCAGCTATTACCATAGCCCTTACACTACCCATATAAGGTGGTAAAACAAATGAATGTGTCTTGCTGCCACCGTTAGATTTGAAAGGCCCCATGAACTTGACTACAGGAGGAAAGCGATTGGCTTTTTTATTACCCGGTCCATCTCCTTCGTTATCACCACCAATGGTCAGAATTCTTTCGAGTCCACCGGCCCATGCGCCTATTACATAGTCGTACAGGTCCCATGTTTTTACACCCAGTGCTTCTTTGGTATAAAAAGCTTTGTGCGGGTCCGGAGTTTTATAGCGCGTAAGGTCTAGTAGCCCTTCGTCCACAATGGCTATCACATAGGTCATCGGTTTACCGCTGGCTTCACTTATGGTGATGTTGTTCGGCTGCTCCGGTCTTACCGCATCAGCCATTTTTATTACAGGTTTCAAAATGGTGTTCTTGTCTTCTACCATTACTGGTATTACACCATACATGCGGATAGGCAGGTCGTTGATGGTTTGTGCATGTGGCTGTATCAGCGAAACGTTTACATACACGTTTGGCGTCATCTCCTTTTCTGCTTTAAAGCTGAAAGTAGTTTGCCCTTGCTGTGTTTCGGTCCAGTAGGTTTTGATGACCTTGCTGCCATTCTCAATGCTAATGAATGCTCTGCCACCTTTCGATGAAGGGATGCTCAGCTTTACTTCTTCGCCGGCATTGTATTTCAATTTATCTGAAGTGAAGGATAACATAGAAGCCGCAGTAGGATCATCTTTGTTATCACGAGCCTGCCAATAAGGGTCATCTACATAGAAAGTTTTTCCAGTTACATGGCCGGTTTCACCATCGCGAATAAGCACCAGGTACCTGCCCCAATTTTCGCTGTTGATCTTAAGCGGGTAACTGCCTTTGCCATTAGCTATGGTAATGGTTTCTTTCTTTATGAGCTTGTTGTACTCATCCTGGCTAAAGTTGCTAAGGTTGTCGCTGCTGTTATCCCACCACCAGCGCCATTGGACCTTGTAAAGTTCTACCTGCAATGTGCTGTTGCCGGTTTTGGCCTTGCCATTTACATCTACATGCGCAACCTCCAGCCGGTGCGTTTTGCCTGCTTCCAGGTAGCCCCATGGCTTAGCGCCTTCTGGAACTTTTACTCCTACATAGCTGCTGTAGGCGTGGTAAGGATAGCTGACATTGTCGATGCTGAAATTGCCGCCGGGCTCAAATACTTTTACCAGCAGGTTTGCTTTCAGCACTCCCGGCGCTTCTGTATTGATGGTGAAGTTTGGCTTGATGTCGGCAGTCCCTGTTTCACTTAATGCACCGTCAAAGATTGTTTTCGACTGTGGTTCAAAATCGGCTGTGGGATTATCAAAAGTGTATCCTTCATATTTCGGAAAAGTAGTAGTAGACCTGTACAGCGCAACATCTACACGCGCTTTTAAACTTTTTGCTGTAGCGCCAAACAACCAACGGGCAGCAAGTTTACCGGGTGTAGCATCAGCACCTAATTGAGGATTGGCTCCAAAGTCAAGATCGATCTTAAGCCTGTTTGGCATCACCGTCTCGATCTTTATTTTCTTCTCAAAATGCGCTCCTCCTAGTTTCACTTTACAATTCCAATTGCCTGTAGGTGCGCCTGCATCTGTAGCAGTTCTAAAAATGTTGAAGCCATCTTCAGCATTTACCTGTACCATCTTCTTATACAGCTGTCCTGATGGTGCATACAGTTCCATTTCGATTGGATGATCCTTTGGCAGCTTGCGCTCTTTGTCTTCAATAATGCAGCTGAGATAAAGGCTGTCGCCAAGGCGCCATACACCACGCTCTCCAAAGATGAAACCTTTTATGCCGTTCTTAACTTCTGCTCCGCTTACATCAAAACGGCTGAGTGGTAAAGCACTTCCATCATCCAGTTTCAGATAACTTTTTTCATTGCCATTTTTTGCCACCAGCAAAAATGGTTTTCGTTTAACCTCAATGGTAGCTATACCATCGCTACTCGTTTTTCCTTTGGCAATTACCTGTCGCTGGTAATCCATCACTTCTACTTCTACACCAGCCATTGGTTCGGTAGAAATGATGTTGGTAGCTGCAACAAGCAGGTTGTTGTCATTACCTTTTCTTGCAGATAAACCAATATTGGTCGCTATAATATTCCTGCTGGCAAAGCGCTCTTTGTTGAAGTACGACCTGCTGCATGGATTATCTCTTTGACTCCAGTTGTAGCCATACGGGTAGTAGGAATCATAAGATTCCCAAAATTCATCGTCCTCATCTACACCATTATCACTTCCTTCATCGCTCCATTCATTGTAGTATTCTTCATCCTCTTCATCTTTTGCTTCTGCTGTTTGTGCGCAGGTATACAAAGAATATTCTGGTCTAAAACCTATATGTACCCTATAGATGGCACCTGGTTCGGCCCTTATATATTTGTCAATGTCAAGCGAGAACCTATTCTTCTTATGCAGGTTGAGCGAAGGATCATTATCAAGTTTAATGGTTGCTTTTGCCAAAGGCTTTCCTACTCGTCTTATTTCACTTTCTCCTTTCAGGTCGTTTAGTTGCAGGAATTGGCTCACGTTGTTCTCGTGGATTTTGATGATGCTAACATCAATTGCTTTCAGGTTGGTTGCTTCAAAAGGAAGCACCAGTTTGCCATCACTTGCAGGAAGGATGGTGCCGCGTCCGTGGATCTTTACTACAGGTAAACGATTTTCAAAAAAGATATTAGCTGTAAAAGCTTTCTCCAGCCTGTTGCCCCAAAGGTTGGTGATGCCGCTGTTGATATTCACTTTGTAGTTGCCATCTAATTGCGTAGAAGAATATGCTTTCACTTCGCTACCGTTGATGGTAAAGCTCATGTCCTCCTGTTCGCTCACTGCTATCAGTCCTTCCAGTTGTTGGTTGGTAGCAATAGGATCGCTGAACTGTACCAGTACATATTCTTCTGCTTCCTGCACCGCACGTACATTCAAAACTTTGAAATCACCAATGGCAGGCACTGCTATTTCAAGTTGATCTTTTTGGTCGATGTTCAAAGGCTTGCCATCCCATTGTAGTAGCAAAGTAGAGGCGGCATTCTGTCGTTTGATGCCTTCTATGGTAAAGTTGTGAGTTTTGTTTGCTTCATTGTGTTGCCACTTGATTGTTGGCGATGCGCCTTGCTGCGATACTTTCAATAAGCTTGCTATTTTACTGCTTTCTTCTACATCAGCAGTTTGCAATGTTCCGCTTAAAATCATTGCATCCTTATATCCATTTAATGCTCGTAGGCCATTTTCAATTACAGTAAATGAAGGCTTAATGACCTGCACATTGAACTTGAAATTTTTAAATTTCTCCGGCACCTTCCTCACTTTCGAAAGTTTAAAAGAAACCTCGTACAGTTCTCCCGGCTTCATGTCATTATCAGGTTTGAACTCTATGGTTCTTTCATCGGTCCAATAGGCTTTTCCTTTTACCGCAGGAGAAAAATCAAACAACTCCTCTTTGATTGTTTCATTTACAGCATGTGTGGTAGAAACGTCGGATGTTAATTGAATGCGGATGCTGTTCTTTTTTGAAACAACACCTGAAGTATATGCTTCAATGTATTTGCTGAACTCTGGATCGACTTGTGCAATTTCTTTTTTGTTGTTACAAGAAGAAATGAGGGTGATAAATAGAAGTAACATGCCGCTAATGAACAGCGGTGAAGCAGGATGGCGTTGCATGTAGTTTTGGGGATTGAAGTGCAATTAATTTGTGGAGGAAGTTAGTGAAATGGCAGCGAGAAATACAAACAGCAACTTGTTAAGAAGACATTAATTGTAGAAGATGTAGATTGGGTAACAAACGAGATCATGCACCATTTTCACCTGTTTAAAAAGCTGCTGGCCAATCAAACCAGCTTTCGAATATTCCTGCTTACAAAATTGCCGGTAGCCTTTTTTTGTGGACTACGCTTGGTTCGTATAAACGAGCAGGATGCTGCAATCAGTGTGCGTTATGGTTGGTTCAATACGAACCCTTTCAGGTCAATGTATTTTGCAGTTTTAAGTATGGCAGGCGAAGTGAGTACTGGTGTTTTAGCTATGGGTTATTTGTACAAACGCAATCCATCGGTAAGTATGTTGCTGGTGAAAACAGAAGGAGAGTTTTATAAAAAAGCTGTGGGTAAAATAGTATTTACATGCAAGGATGGTGAAGCACTGAATGCTGCTATTGAAAATGCAGTTGCTACCGGTGTAGCTACTAACTGTTCGTGCAAAACAGAAGGTTTGAATGAAGCTGGCGAAGTGGTGGCATCATTTGTTTTTACATGGAGTTTCAAAGCAAGAAGCAAAAAGAGCTAAAGCAACAATATAAAATACCAGGATATGAAACTATCATTTCACGGAGCGGCACAAACGGTTACAGGTTCAAAGCACCTGCTTACACTTGACAGCGGCAAGAAGATCTTGCTCGACTGCGGTATGTTCCAGGGTATGGGCCAGCTAACGGATAAGCTAAATAATGATGTTGGATTTGATCCAGCTGAAGTAAAACATCTTATTCTTTCGCATGCGCATATAGATCATTCAGGACTTATTCCAAAGCTGGTAAAGGAAGGTTTCAATGGTGCCATTCATTGTACATCAGCTACACGCGATCTTGCCGGTATACTGCTGGAAGATAGTGCTACCATACAACGTGACGATACGAAATTCATTAACCGGAAACGAAAGAAAAAAGGACTGCCACTGTTTGAACCAATGTTTGATCTTTCGCATGTTGCACAGGCGATGGAGCTGTTTAATGTGCAGTCATACGGGCAGTGGTTTACAATAGATGAAGGTGTAGAAGTTTTGTTTACAGATGCAGGACACATCATAGGAAGTGCTGCTGTAAGTCTAAGAATAAAGGAAGGAGATAAAGCGACAGCCATCACTTTCAGTGGAGATGTGGGAAGATATAATGATGCTATTTTAAAAGCACCTGAAGTATTTCCGCAAGCAGATTATATCATTTGCGAAAGCACCTATGGCAACAAGCTGCATGATGACGTGCATGGTACTACTGATACGCTTCATGGTTGGATTGAAAAGACATGCATTCACAAAAAAGGTAAACTCATCATACCAGCGTTTAGTGTGGGTAGAACACAGGAACTGCTGATTGCACTCAACCAATTAGAGAATGAAAAGCGACTGCCTGCAGTAACATATTATGTGGATAGTCCTCTGAGTTTGGAAGCAACTGAAGTAGTGCGTAGTCACCCTGAAAATTTTAATAAACAACTGCGGGATGTGCTGATGCACGATGAAGATGTTTTTGCTTTTAAAGGATTGAAGTATATCAAATCAGTTGATGAGAGTAAAGCGATCAACGATACTGATCAGCCATGTGTGATCATTAGTTCCAGTGGTATGGCTGATGCAGGCAGGGTTAAACATCATATCCGAAACAATATTTCTGAGGCTAAAAATACCATCCTGATGGTGGGTTATGCATCGCCATATTCCCTCGGCGGAAAGCTTGCAAACGGTGTAAAGCGCGTGAATATTTATGGTGAAGAATACAATGTAGAAGCCGAGGTTGGCAAGATGCGTAGCATGAGTGCACATGCAGATTACGACGACCTGGTGATGTTCCTTGACTGCCAGGACAGGCAAAAGGTGAAAAAGCTTTTCCTTGTACATGGGGAATATCATGTACAACTGGATTTTGCTCAGCGACTTACGCGAAAGGGTTGGCAGGTAGAAGTTCCGGGTATGAATTCTGTATTTGAGCTTGCATAAAATGTAGTGAGTTTGTAGCAGAAGTGTAAAAGCAATGCAATGCTGTGGCAACAGAGTTATATCAAAAAGCCATTCTTCCTTCTCAGAACTCACCACCCACAACAGGGAAAATATGAAGCTATCATTTCATGGTGCAGCACGCACAGTAACAGGTTCTAAACATTTACTTACGCTCGATAACGGCAAGAAAATTTTGATTGATTGCGGGCTGTTTCAAGGCATGGGTTCTAAGACAGATGACCTCAACAACGACTTTGGGTTTGAACCCTCAAGTATTGATGTTCTTATTGTAACGCATGCACACATCGATCATACTGGCTTGATCCCGAAATTGGTGAAAGATGGTTTCAACGGTAAAATCTATTCTACCCCAGCTACCAAAGATCTTGCAGAGATTTTGATGTATGACAGCGCAGAGATCCAAACATATGAGATAGACTACATCAACAAAAAGAGGGCGGCTAAAAATCTTCCACCTTACGAGCCCTTATATTCTTCCGAGCATGTACAGCAGGCTGTTGAAAGATTTGAAGTGCAGGAATACGAACAGTGGTTTAAAGTAGACGATGATGTAGAAGTAAGATTCACTCATACAGGTCATCTTATTGGTAGCGCTGCTATTCATTTACGCGTAAAAGAAAATGGCAAAACCAAAACCGTAACATTTAGTGGAGATGTTGGACGGTACAACAGTATGTTGCTGAAATCTCCTGCAGATTTTGAGCAGAGCGATTATATCATCTTAGAAAGTACCTACGGTGATAAGGCGCACGATATGGTTTTTAATACCGTTGATACTCTTCGAGATTGGGTGCGTAAAACCTGTCATCAAAAAGGTGGTAAACTGATCATCCCTGCATTTAGTGTAGGACGAACACAGGAAGTGTTATATGCGCTTAACCAACTTAGCATTGAAAACAGACTTCCCGAGCTTTTTTATTTTGTAGATAGTCCATTGAGTTCAAAAGCTAC
This region of Aridibaculum aurantiacum genomic DNA includes:
- a CDS encoding MBL fold metallo-hydrolase — its product is MKLSFHGAARTVTGSKHLLTLDNGKKILIDCGLFQGMGSKTDDLNNDFGFEPSSIDVLIVTHAHIDHTGLIPKLVKDGFNGKIYSTPATKDLAEILMYDSAEIQTYEIDYINKKRAAKNLPPYEPLYSSEHVQQAVERFEVQEYEQWFKVDDDVEVRFTHTGHLIGSAAIHLRVKENGKTKTVTFSGDVGRYNSMLLKSPADFEQSDYIILESTYGDKAHDMVFNTVDTLRDWVRKTCHQKGGKLIIPAFSVGRTQEVLYALNQLSIENRLPELFYFVDSPLSSKATKVVKSYTDEYNDKLQKVLTIDDDPFDFPGLKYVETVEESKQLVDYEEPCVIISASGTADAGRVRHHINSCIGNANNTILMVGYCERYSLGGQLLAGDPEVEIFGDPCTVMAEIGQMKSMSAHGDNDDLCKFVSCQDPEKVKGIFLVHGEYSAQQELAARLKRKMFENIVTPSMHEEVELS